The stretch of DNA GCCAAGTCGCGCGGCGCCGACGACGCGTGGATGGTCAGAGATGGCTTTGTGACCGAAGGCTCATCGAACAATGCCTATATGGTGACCCTGGAGGGCACGGTTGTGACAAGGGATCTCTCAACCGATATCCTGCGCGGGATCACGCGTGAGGCTGTTTTGCAATGCGCACAGGATCTTCAGCTGAGAATCGAGGAGCGTCCGTTTACCGTCGAGGAGGTCGAGAACGCCGCCGAGGCGTTTTCGACCTCCTCATCCGGCCTGGTCAGTCCAGTCGTCAGGATCAACGAGCGGGTGGTCGGAAAGGGAACGCCGGGACCAATGGCAGCCCGACTTCGGCAGCTCTACCTTGAGCGAAGCCGAGCCTCGGCTATCTAGGGTAGTTCCAGCAAAAGTCCGCAGCGGTTTGCGTCCATTCGGACCTCTCCTGGAAAACTGAGGTGGGAATTCCAGTCTTCTAAATAAGCTCCGATGGACAAGCTCACAGTTAGAGCATTTCCGTTTTTCTCCGAATCACGGAAATGCTCTATCTTTTTGTTTTCACGCAAATCCGGACGCAAAACCGCTGCGCACTTTTGCTGGAATTGCTCTAGCGCCGCTGGTTCGGCAGCACGCCGGCGCGTTTGTCGGCATCGATGGCCGAGATCACGTCGGCATAGGGCTCCTGCCGGGCGACGCTCCAGTAGCGCAATTCGTCGAGCGGGATCTGTTTCCCCGTCATCGCGCAGACGACATAGGAGCCGGGCGAGAGAATCTGGAAATCGCCATCGAGATACCGGATCTTCGCCTCGCGGTTTCCGTGCCCTTCGAACAAATTCATGCGCTCCGTTCCCTGCCGACTGTCATTAGAGCATGTCTCACAGAAGTGTGCCGCGGTTTTGCGATCACGACACGCTTTAGTTTGCCATACTCCCGCAAGGGCCGCTTTTCCAGCTTTTTTAGCTTCTGCCGAAAAGCCGCTCGATATCGCTGAGCTTCAATTCGATATAGGTCGGCCGGCCGTGATTGCACTGGCCGGAGCCGGGGGTCACTTCCATCTCCCGCAGCAGCGCGTTCATTTCCTCCGGCCGCAGCCGCCGTCCCGAGCGCACCGACCCGTGGCAGGCCATGGTCGCTGCCACATATTCGAGCTTGGCCGATAGGCCCGACGCCGTGTCCCATTCGGCGATCTCGTCGGCAAGCTGGCGGATCAGCCCATGCGCATCGACCTCGCCGAGCATCGCCGGCGTCTCGCGCACGGCGATCGCGCCTGGGCCGAAACGCTCGATCGCCAGGCCGAGTTCGGAAAGCTCGGCCGCATGCTGCATCAGCCGGTCGCAGTCCTCTTCCGGAATATCGACGATCTCGGGGATGAGCAGCACCTGCGAGGCCAGCCGCTTCGAATGCAGCGCCTTGCGCATCGCCTCGAAAACCAGCCGCTCATGCGCGGCATGCTGGTCGACGATGACGAGCCCATCCTCGGTCTGGGCGACGATGTAGTTTGCGTGGATCTGCGCCCGCGCCGCGCCGAGCGGATACCGCGTGTTTGGTTCGGCGACTGCCGGCTGCGGCGAAAACTGCGGCTCGGCCCGCGCCGTCGGCATCGAAAGTCCGTCGAAGGACGCCTGTGGCCGCTCGCCGAATCCCGTTGCCGGCTGATAGGGCTGGGAGGGCGAGGTTTCGGCCGACCATGCCGTTTGCGGCCGCTGGTTATTCGGCTGGAAACCGGGGCGGAAGGAGCGCAGCATGTCGCTCGCGCCGGTGGTTGCCGCCCGGCTGCCGTCGCGCGCCAGGGCCTCGCGGATGGCGCCGACGATCAGGCCGCGCACCAGGCTAGGATCGCGGAACCGCACGTCGGATTTTGCCGGATGCACGTTGACGTCGACCAGAGCGGGATCGAGCGTGATCGCCAGCACCGCCACCGGATAGCGTCCGGATGGGATCGTCTCGGCATAGGCGCCGCGGATCGCCGAGAGGATCAGCTTGTCCTGCACCGGCCGGCCGTTGACGAAAGCGTATTGGTGGGCGGAGTTGCCGCGATTGAAGGTCGGCACGCCGGCAAAGCCGGTAAGCGCGATCTCCTCGCGCACCGCGTCGAGCGCAATGGCGTTGTCGCGGAACTCCTTGCCGAGCACCTGCGCCATGCGCGCCAGATGGTCGTCGCCGGTCGCCGGAAATTCCAGTGTCGTGCGGTCCGAACCCGACAGCACGAAGCGTACCGCCGGAAAGGCGATCGCCATGCGCTTGACGATCTCGGTAATGGCGCCGGCCTCGGCTTTCTCCGTCTTCAGGAATTTGAGCCGGGCGGGTGTCGCGAAGAACAGGTCGCGCACTTCGACGATCGTCCCGGGATTGGCGGCAGCCGGGCGCATATGCGCGATCTTGCCGCCGGCAACGGCAATCTCGTGGCCGCCTGTGCTGTCGCGCCTGCGGCTTGCAATGCTGAGCCTTGCGACCGAGCCGATCGAGGGCAGCGCCTCGCCGCGGAAGCCGAGCGTGCGGATATCCTCAAGCGTCTCTGAGATCTTCGAGGTGCAGTGGCGCCTGACCGCCAGTTCCAGATCGGCCGCGTCCATGCCCGAGCCGTTGTCGCTGACGCGCAGCAGCGCCTTGCCGCCGCCTGATGTGGCGATCTCGATGCGCGTCGCACCCGCGTCGAGCGCGTTTTCGATCAGTTCCTTGGCAGCGCTCGCCGGCCGTTCGATGACTTCGCCGGCGGCGATCTGGTTGATGAGCGTTTCGGAAAGCTGTCTGATGGCCATGGGCTATTTTCGGGGATTCGCGGGCCGGAGGGAAGGGGTTTCGACAGGCTTTCCCGAAACGTGATCCGGAGCTCCCCCAAATTTGGGAATAGGTAATGTTAAGCCGGTTTTAACATAAAAATGGCATTTCTAATCACATACCTCCGGAAGCTGCGAAATCGAACAGATGTGGGACGCAACAGAATGAGTGCCGGCTTCGAAAAGGCGGA from Rhizobium leguminosarum bv. trifolii WSM1325 encodes:
- a CDS encoding DNA mismatch repair protein MutL (TIGRFAM: DNA mismatch repair protein MutL~PFAM: MutL dimerisation; DNA mismatch repair protein domain protein; ATP-binding region ATPase domain protein~KEGG: rec:RHECIAT_CH0000937 DNA mismatch repair protein) — encoded protein: MAIRQLSETLINQIAAGEVIERPASAAKELIENALDAGATRIEIATSGGGKALLRVSDNGSGMDAADLELAVRRHCTSKISETLEDIRTLGFRGEALPSIGSVARLSIASRRRDSTGGHEIAVAGGKIAHMRPAAANPGTIVEVRDLFFATPARLKFLKTEKAEAGAITEIVKRMAIAFPAVRFVLSGSDRTTLEFPATGDDHLARMAQVLGKEFRDNAIALDAVREEIALTGFAGVPTFNRGNSAHQYAFVNGRPVQDKLILSAIRGAYAETIPSGRYPVAVLAITLDPALVDVNVHPAKSDVRFRDPSLVRGLIVGAIREALARDGSRAATTGASDMLRSFRPGFQPNNQRPQTAWSAETSPSQPYQPATGFGERPQASFDGLSMPTARAEPQFSPQPAVAEPNTRYPLGAARAQIHANYIVAQTEDGLVIVDQHAAHERLVFEAMRKALHSKRLASQVLLIPEIVDIPEEDCDRLMQHAAELSELGLAIERFGPGAIAVRETPAMLGEVDAHGLIRQLADEIAEWDTASGLSAKLEYVAATMACHGSVRSGRRLRPEEMNALLREMEVTPGSGQCNHGRPTYIELKLSDIERLFGRS
- a CDS encoding conserved hypothetical protein (KEGG: rec:RHECIAT_CH0000936 hypothetical protein), with the protein product MNLFEGHGNREAKIRYLDGDFQILSPGSYVVCAMTGKQIPLDELRYWSVARQEPYADVISAIDADKRAGVLPNQRR